From one Pecten maximus chromosome 8, xPecMax1.1, whole genome shotgun sequence genomic stretch:
- the LOC117333671 gene encoding uncharacterized protein LOC117333671, whose product MSKATLKIHQDAKHSNYKPFQCHLCDFRCKVKGNLDKHLRGRHKIEVMTLTKLWDKVMATGQGYSTIVHRLTSFKRKGAIGMANDGDIEKEMDQNLNEETEVLKDIVQAWPNRFAMLDTVEGGNHVTTVECGNHVTTVRERGNQMKAGGECGNYVTNIGEGSNHVTNIEGSNNVNVTAVDLVTT is encoded by the exons ATGTCTAAAGCAACACTGAAGATTCACCAGGACGCAAAGCATTCG AACTATAAGCCTTTCCAGTGTCACTTATGTGACTTTCGGTGTAAAGTGAAGGGTAACCTTGATAAACATCTGCGTGGTCGTCACAAAATTGAGGTGATGACCCTCACGAAACTTTGGGACAAAGTCATGGCAACTGGTCAAGGCTACAGTACCATTGTCCATCGTTTAACGTCTTTCAAACGCAAAGGGGCTATTGGCATGGCAAATGACGGTGATATTGAGAAAGAAATGGATCAAAACCTCAACGAAGAGACTGAAGTTCTGAAGGACATTGTTCAAGCTTGGCCAAATAGATTCGCTATGTTAGATACTGTCGAGGGTGGTAACCACGTGACAACTGTAGAATGTGGTAACCACGTGACAACTGTAAGAGAACGTGGAAACCAAATGAAAGCTGGAGGAGAATGCGGTAACTACGTGACAAATATAGGAGAAGGCAGTAACCACGTGACAAATATAGAAGGTAGTAACAACGTTAACGTGACAGCTGTAGATTTGGTAACCACATGA
- the LOC117333672 gene encoding serine protease inhibitor Cvsi-1-like: protein MNTLTCLVLAACVALAVSETCTDVNSCTDTTCNTGKKECVAIQGQHLCTCIHSNQHNVACTTVSDCSSDNFSCDHHGANTPSHCVDNFCRCEGQGHNHGNHGDHHFPGGHQPAGGQQPQN from the exons ATGAATACTCTTACCTGCTTGGTTCTGGCAGCATGTG TTGCCCTCGCGGTCAGTGAGACTTGCACCGATGTCAACTCATGCACGGACACGACTTGTAATACAGGAAAGAAAGAATGTGTCGCAATACAGGGTCAGCACCTGTGCACGTGCATTCACAGCAACCAACATAACGTCG CCTGTACCACCGTCAGCGATTGCTCTTCTGATAACTTCAGCTGTGATCATCATGGCGCTAACACACCATCACACTGTGTAGACAACTTTTGTAGATGTGAAGGGCAAGGTCATAACCATGGCAACCACGGTGACCATCATTTTCCTGGAGGACACCAACCAGCCGGAGGACAACAACCCCAAAACTAA